A stretch of the Equus quagga isolate Etosha38 chromosome 9, UCLA_HA_Equagga_1.0, whole genome shotgun sequence genome encodes the following:
- the AHRR gene encoding aryl hydrocarbon receptor repressor isoform X3: MIFYASATIMDYLGFHQTDVMHQNIYDYIHVDDRQDFCRQLHWAMDPPQVVCGQPLRSETGEDAVLGRLLRAQEGGAGSPTEYSAFLTRCFVCRVRCLLDSTSGFLTMQFQGKLQFLFGQKRKAPSGTVLPPRLSLFCIVVPVLLPSVAEMKMKSAFLRAKHRVDISATMDTKAKATTSLCESELHGKPSYLAGRSNGENSISVFRTQTDAGHWARVPARAPCLCLRGGSDLIFDPEGAAGDRGAEELGRVSSGSSSTRGQKEIHSYNCHLETSAPGKHLNWTTGKHSQDSTQLKLEPSKRDPFSVRAVPHGSCMPYLGVQGTLHASGVTAFRNSPSSHPANHSPSAYGSRTSRALRDRGQGQGHPPTSCPFPQGSLENGLPQPAAQHLAAGGYSTEDAKLRGVPMPPGALCNTMLSLDVPIKMESDSGSEDTADGYSVSPGRMWLGASEVAKRQLVTFPTRMHLKSEPDPRHHCYTPHMGHGLLGAHSRPSRELAPFHPTQCACLEHMHGLPEPEPPPGLCARGPLPPTLGCDCRAPGAAPVVKREPLDSPSWGPHSQGGAPGVFPKSGLATLMPPKASECTFLP, translated from the exons ATGATATTCTACGCATCAGCAACCATCATGGACTATCTGGGCTTCCACCAG ACGGACGTGATGCACCAAAACATCTACGACTACATCCACGTGGATGACCGTCAGGACTTCTGCCGGCAGCTGCACTGGGCCATGGACCCTCCCCAGGTGGTGTGTGGGCAGCCGCTGCGCTCGGAGACAG GAGAGGACGCCGTCCTGGGAAGGCTGCTCAGGGCCCAGGAGGGGGGTGCCGGTTCGCCCACAGAGTACTCGGCCTTCCTGACCCGCTGCTTCGTCTGCCGCGTGCGCTGCCTGCTGGACAGCACCTCGGGCTTCCTG ACGATGCAGTTTCAAGGAAAACTGCAATTCCTGTTTGGACAGAAAAGGAAGGCACCCTCGGGGACCGTCCTGCCCCCACGACTCTCCCTCTTCTGCATCGTGGTACCTGTGCTCCTGCCTTCCGTGGCAGAGATGAAAATGAAGAGTGCGTTTTTGAGGGCGAAGCACAGGGTGGACATCTCAGCAACAATGGACACAAA GGCAAAAGCTACCACCAGTCTGTGTGAATCAGAATTGCATGGAAAACCCAGTTACTTAGcag GAAGGAGCAATGGGGAAAACAGCATTTCGGTGTTCAGGACACAGACCGATGCTGGCCACTGGGCCCGGGTTCCAGCCAGGGCCCCATGCCTGTGCCTCAGGGGTGGCTCTGACCTCATCTTTGACCCTGAGGGAGCCGCAGG GGACAGGGGAGCAGAGGAGCTCGGGAGGGTGTCCAGTGGCTCCTCCAGCACGAGGGGGCAGAAGGAAATACATAGTTACAACTGCCACTTGGAGACCTCCGCACCCGGGAAGCACCTGAATTGGACAACAGGGAAACACAGTCAGGACAGCACCCAGCTGAAGCTGGAGCCCAGCAAGCGTGATCCGTTCTCCGTGCGTGCTGTGCCTCACGGTTCCTGCATGCCCTACCTGGGCGTCCAGGGCACTCTCCATGCCAGTGGCGTCACTGCTTTCAGGAATTCACCCAGCTCTCACCCAGCGAACCATTCCCCCAGTGCCTACGGCAGCCGGACAAGCAGAGCCTTGCGGGACCGCGGTCAGGGCCAGGGGCACCCTCCCACcagctgccccttcccccaggggAGCCTGGAGAATGGGCTCCCTCAGCCCGCAGCACAGCATCTTGCAGCGGGGGGCTATTCTACCGAGGATGCCAAGTTGCGAGGTGTGCCGATGCCCCCAGGAGCCCTGTGCAACACCATGTTGTCACTTGATGTGCCCATCAAGATGGAGAGTGACTCTGGGTCCGAGGATACAGCAGATGGCTACTCTGTGTCCCCAGGCCGCATGTGGCTGGGAGCCAGTGAGGTGGCCAAGAGACAGCTGGTCACTTTCCCTACCAGGATGCACCTGAAGTCAGAGCCAGACCCCAGGCACCACTGCTACACCCCGCATATGGGGCATGGCCTGCTGGGGGCTCACTCCAGACCCAGCAGGGAACTGGCCCCGTTCCACCCCACACAGTGTGCCTGCCTGGAGCACATGCATGGTCTTCCCGAGCCGGAGCCCCCGCCCGGCCTCTGTGCGCGGGGCCCCCTGCCCCCGACTCTGGGCTGTGACTGCAGAGCTCCTGGGGCTGCACCCGTCGTCAAGCGTGAGCCCCTGGACTCGCCCTCATGGGGTCCTCACAGCCAGGGTGGGGCACCCGGGGTGTTCCCCAAGAGTGGCTTGGCGACACTGATGCCGCCCAAGGCCTCTGAGTGCACTTTCCTGCCATAG